A portion of the Oceanivirga salmonicida genome contains these proteins:
- a CDS encoding ABC transporter ATP-binding protein: MAEIIMKVRNMKKYFPIGKKKLLKAVDDVSIDIYRGEVLSLVGESGSGKTTFGRTLCKLYEKTLGDIELDGKPIEKYSKKEFTKRVQMIFQDPQASLNPRMTVGDIVAEGMDIHGLYEDRKDRQEKVYELLEIVGLNREHASRFPHEFSGGQRQRIGIARALAVNPQVLICDEPISALDVSIQAQVVNLLKKLQKERDLTLVFIAHDLSMVKYISDRVAVMFRGRLVELGTPDAVYNNPIHTYTKSLISAVPIPDPDHVKKEKIEMDEDYLRSPVGTAKDINKTVKSSLVEYEKDHYVEKDFIEDNK, from the coding sequence ATGGCTGAAATAATAATGAAAGTAAGAAATATGAAAAAATATTTCCCTATTGGAAAAAAGAAACTTTTAAAAGCAGTTGATGATGTTAGTATAGACATATACAGGGGAGAAGTTTTAAGTTTAGTTGGAGAATCTGGAAGTGGGAAAACTACTTTTGGGAGAACTTTATGTAAATTATATGAAAAAACTCTTGGAGATATAGAATTAGATGGTAAACCTATTGAAAAGTATTCAAAAAAAGAATTTACTAAAAGAGTACAAATGATATTCCAAGATCCACAAGCATCACTAAATCCTAGAATGACAGTAGGAGATATAGTTGCAGAAGGAATGGATATACATGGTTTATATGAAGACAGAAAAGATAGACAAGAAAAAGTATATGAATTATTAGAAATAGTTGGTCTTAATAGAGAGCATGCTAGTAGATTTCCACATGAATTTTCAGGTGGACAAAGACAAAGAATAGGTATAGCTCGTGCATTAGCAGTGAACCCACAAGTTTTAATTTGTGATGAACCTATATCAGCACTAGATGTTTCTATACAAGCACAAGTAGTTAATTTATTAAAAAAACTACAAAAAGAAAGAGATTTAACATTAGTATTTATAGCGCATGATTTATCAATGGTTAAGTATATATCAGATAGAGTAGCAGTTATGTTTAGAGGAAGATTAGTAGAATTGGGAACTCCCGATGCTGTATATAATAATCCTATACATACATATACTAAATCACTTATATCTGCAGTACCTATACCAGACCCAGATCATGTGAAAAAAGAAAAAATAGAAATGGATGAAGACTATTTAAGAAGTCCAGTAGGGACAGCAAAAGATATTAATAAAACAGTTAAATCTTCGTTAGTAGAATATGAAAAAGATCATTATGTAGAGAAAGATTTTATAGAAGACAATAAATAA